From a region of the Thermomicrobium roseum DSM 5159 genome:
- a CDS encoding cyanophycin synthetase, which yields MTSLDQSGLRSQTRFPLSLVAITGTRGKSTTAWLLYRMVRAQRWSAGLWCSSGVFVDERQLEGELQP from the coding sequence ATGACGAGCCTCGATCAGAGCGGGTTGCGAAGTCAGACGAGATTTCCGCTCTCGCTCGTTGCTATCACCGGGACACGCGGCAAGAGCACCACCGCCTGGCTCCTCTACCGGATGGTTCGGGCGCAGCGGTGGTCGGCTGGTCTTTGGTGTTCCAGCGGCGTCTTCGTCGATGAACGACAGCTGGAAGGAGAACTCCAGCCGTGA
- a CDS encoding XTP/dITP diphosphatase, which produces MPTHRIVLATANPGKIRELRSLLPPNVEVVSAPALGIRLPPETGETFVENALLKARVAAQESGLIALADDSGLEVDALGGRPGVHSARYAGEHADDAQNIARLLRELRDVPLSQRTARFRAVVAIVAPDGREAVVEGTVEGCIAEKPRGRGGFGYDPVFIPCGYDRTFAEMTLEEKNRLSHRAQALQRAVPILLDWLGCTGQAADNDDSS; this is translated from the coding sequence ATGCCGACACATCGGATCGTTCTCGCAACGGCCAACCCAGGAAAGATCCGCGAACTCCGCTCCCTGCTCCCGCCGAACGTCGAAGTCGTGAGCGCGCCCGCACTCGGCATCCGACTTCCGCCCGAAACCGGCGAAACCTTCGTCGAGAACGCACTGCTCAAAGCCAGGGTCGCTGCCCAGGAAAGCGGCCTTATCGCGCTCGCCGATGATTCCGGACTCGAAGTCGACGCGCTGGGGGGACGACCCGGCGTCCACTCTGCCCGATACGCTGGTGAGCACGCGGACGATGCTCAAAATATCGCCCGGTTACTGCGTGAGCTGCGTGATGTCCCCCTTTCCCAACGTACCGCGCGTTTCCGTGCGGTCGTCGCGATCGTCGCACCGGATGGTCGGGAAGCCGTCGTCGAAGGCACGGTCGAAGGGTGTATTGCCGAAAAGCCACGCGGTCGCGGCGGTTTCGGATACGATCCCGTCTTCATTCCCTGCGGGTATGACCGGACATTCGCAGAGATGACGCTGGAAGAGAAGAATCGCTTGAGCCACCGTGCTCAGGCTCTCCAGCGCGCCGTACCGATCTTGCTCGACTGGCTCGGCTGTACCGGCCAGGCTGCCGATAATGATGACAGCAGCTGA
- a CDS encoding TatD family hydrolase has protein sequence MILVDTHCHLDLPDFDNDRPLVIERARDAGVQGFVLIAFSPTRWEAALTLAEATPGMVVALGIHPNEADRYDSQVEQRLRQLARHPLVRAIGEIGLDFHWKTTDAKTQERAFRRQIALARELNLPIVLHQREALHELLAILEDADPPHRGVMHCFTGDPADAARFLELGLHLGIGGIVTYRSAPDLRRAVQMLPADRMLLETDAPYLAPVPYRGRRNEPAFLRATVATIAELRRQTEDEVARATTRNAVALFRIPLSIE, from the coding sequence ATGATTCTGGTCGACACGCATTGCCATCTCGACCTCCCCGACTTCGACAACGATCGGCCACTCGTGATCGAGCGGGCCCGCGATGCTGGCGTCCAGGGATTCGTCCTCATCGCCTTCTCACCGACCCGTTGGGAAGCCGCACTGACACTCGCCGAAGCGACACCTGGCATGGTCGTTGCCCTCGGTATCCACCCGAACGAGGCCGACCGCTATGACAGCCAGGTCGAGCAGCGACTCCGCCAGCTCGCTCGCCACCCGCTGGTACGAGCCATTGGGGAGATCGGGCTCGATTTCCACTGGAAAACGACCGACGCGAAGACGCAGGAACGCGCCTTTCGCCGGCAAATTGCCCTCGCCCGTGAGTTGAACTTGCCGATCGTGTTGCACCAGCGCGAAGCTCTTCATGAGCTCCTGGCCATTCTGGAGGACGCTGACCCGCCTCACCGGGGCGTGATGCACTGCTTCACTGGGGATCCGGCTGATGCCGCGCGCTTCCTCGAGCTCGGACTGCACCTCGGAATCGGCGGCATCGTGACCTATCGGAGCGCGCCGGATCTCCGTCGCGCCGTTCAGATGCTGCCGGCAGATCGTATGCTGCTCGAAACGGACGCACCCTACCTCGCGCCAGTGCCATATCGCGGTCGCCGCAACGAACCGGCTTTTCTCCGTGCGACCGTGGCGACAATCGCTGAACTCCGCAGGCAGACCGAGGACGAGGTCGCTCGGGCTACCACCCGAAACGCAGTCGCACTGTTCAGGATTCCTCTCTCGATCGAATGA
- the glmS gene encoding glutamine--fructose-6-phosphate transaminase (isomerizing), translated as MCGIFGFVAPQPLPASLVIDALRTLEYRGYDSWGIAFLDGDLARERIAVLKRAGRIPASTPNLPATVIALGHTRWATHGGVTDENAHPHLDCTGTLAIVHNGIIENYLPLRRALERSGHRFRSSTDSEIFAHLLEDTIASIEEHHPSASDDIPTLVEAVRHAFNQVRGLNALIALHRPTRQLVAVKSTSPLVLGHGPAGTFVASDAVALVGYTDRIHYLQDDEIALLDHQGLQLFDRCTGQRRSARWEPLTLRPADTSLGGYPHYLIKEIHEQPRVLARIARERLDGARQLADLIRHSYGTFLVGCGTAGYAALCGSYLFSRIARRHVNAVIASEFKYQEHFLTDRSLVIALTQSGETIDVIEAVHAAKRRGATVAALVNVTGSTVARLADFTIPLSAGPEQSVLSTKAYTAKLAILLLTAHILNGSEHVGLDTLWRAIEGMEMALAPATLDRIRAVADRLVDAQHCYVIGRGLSYPTALEAALKIKEVTYIHAEGFAGGELKHGVIALIEDGSPCLVFSPLDETRADILSGAMEVRSRGGWVIGISPEPDEAFHVHIPVADVGDASPLVSIVPAQLLAYELAVRRGLDPDKPRNLAKSVTVK; from the coding sequence ATGTGCGGAATCTTCGGTTTCGTCGCTCCGCAACCGCTCCCTGCTTCGCTCGTCATCGACGCACTGCGGACGCTGGAGTACCGTGGGTACGACTCCTGGGGAATCGCCTTTCTGGATGGTGACCTGGCCCGAGAACGGATCGCCGTGCTCAAGCGAGCTGGGCGTATTCCGGCGAGCACGCCAAACCTGCCCGCTACGGTGATCGCACTCGGCCACACGCGGTGGGCGACCCATGGTGGAGTCACGGACGAGAACGCGCATCCCCACCTCGACTGCACCGGTACCCTCGCGATCGTCCATAACGGCATCATCGAAAATTATCTTCCGCTGCGTCGGGCACTCGAACGATCTGGTCACCGCTTTCGGAGTAGCACCGACAGCGAGATCTTCGCGCATCTCCTCGAAGACACCATCGCCAGCATCGAGGAGCACCATCCCAGTGCATCGGACGATATCCCCACTCTGGTCGAGGCAGTTCGACATGCGTTCAATCAAGTCCGCGGTCTCAATGCACTCATCGCGTTGCATCGCCCGACGCGACAACTTGTTGCCGTCAAGTCAACTTCGCCGCTCGTTCTCGGGCATGGTCCAGCCGGAACGTTCGTCGCCTCCGATGCCGTCGCTCTCGTTGGCTATACCGACCGGATCCATTACCTTCAGGACGACGAGATCGCTCTGCTCGATCACCAGGGTCTCCAGCTCTTCGATCGATGCACCGGACAGCGCCGGTCAGCCCGCTGGGAGCCGCTCACGCTCCGCCCCGCCGATACGTCACTCGGTGGCTATCCGCACTACCTGATCAAGGAGATTCACGAACAGCCGCGAGTCCTCGCACGGATCGCCCGGGAGCGCCTGGACGGTGCACGACAGCTAGCTGATCTCATTCGTCATTCGTATGGGACATTCCTGGTCGGGTGCGGTACCGCTGGCTACGCCGCGCTCTGCGGGAGTTATCTCTTTTCGCGCATCGCGCGCCGCCACGTCAATGCGGTCATTGCGTCCGAATTCAAGTATCAGGAACATTTCTTGACCGATCGATCGCTCGTCATTGCGCTTACCCAGAGCGGTGAGACGATCGATGTGATCGAGGCGGTCCACGCCGCCAAGCGGCGTGGAGCCACCGTTGCCGCTCTGGTCAATGTGACCGGCTCCACTGTCGCTCGGCTCGCCGACTTCACCATTCCACTCTCGGCCGGCCCCGAACAGAGTGTTCTGTCGACCAAAGCCTACACAGCGAAGCTCGCTATCCTGCTGCTGACCGCACACATCCTCAATGGGAGCGAGCATGTAGGACTCGATACGCTGTGGCGCGCGATCGAGGGTATGGAGATGGCCCTCGCACCAGCGACACTGGACCGCATCCGGGCTGTCGCCGATCGCCTCGTTGACGCGCAACACTGCTATGTGATCGGTCGGGGACTCTCCTACCCCACCGCGCTCGAGGCCGCACTTAAGATCAAGGAAGTGACCTACATTCATGCCGAAGGCTTTGCCGGGGGAGAACTCAAGCACGGTGTCATTGCGCTCATCGAGGATGGGAGTCCCTGCCTCGTCTTCTCGCCACTCGACGAAACGAGGGCAGATATTCTCTCTGGTGCGATGGAAGTTCGCAGTCGCGGCGGATGGGTCATCGGCATCTCTCCAGAACCTGACGAAGCTTTTCATGTCCACATTCCGGTCGCCGATGTGGGTGATGCCTCCCCACTGGTCTCGATCGTGCCAGCACAACTCCTCGCCTACGAGCTGGCAGTGCGCCGCGGCCTGGATCCGGATAAACCACGGAATCTCGCCAAGAGCGTGACCGTCAAGTGA
- the purB gene encoding adenylosuccinate lyase — protein MIPRYTRPEMGRIWSEEHKIELWLRVEIAVAEAWAEAGVVPSEALERIRGARCDLARMREIEAEVDHDVIAFIRATVESIGEEAGRFFHLGLTSSDVIDTALALQLVEASDLLLADLETLLDVVGEQAVRHRRTVMIGRTHGVHAEPITLGFKLAGWYAELQRQHERLQHAREDVRVGKISGAVGTHAHVPPQIEEAVLTRLGLRVDPVSTQVVGRDRHAAFVATLAGIGATIDRFATEIRHLQRTEVRELEEPFDPQNMGSSAMPHKRNPHESERLSGLARLLRSYVSAALENVVLWHERDISHSSVERVILPDACIVLDFMLNSMTHLVRDWVVYPERMRRNLDLTHGAIFSQRAMLALVQAGMERQRAYRLVQRLARRAWEEEVHLRTLLERDDEVRQVLSPEQVEAIFDLEPYLRYVDEAFRRVGLPIDEPAGATVA, from the coding sequence ATGATTCCACGCTATACCCGCCCAGAAATGGGGCGGATCTGGAGTGAGGAACACAAGATCGAGCTGTGGTTGCGTGTTGAGATCGCGGTCGCAGAGGCGTGGGCCGAGGCGGGGGTGGTTCCGAGCGAGGCACTGGAGCGGATCCGCGGCGCACGGTGCGACTTGGCTCGGATGCGGGAGATCGAGGCCGAGGTCGATCACGATGTGATCGCCTTCATCCGGGCGACGGTCGAGTCGATCGGTGAGGAAGCAGGCCGCTTTTTCCACCTGGGCCTCACGAGTTCCGACGTCATCGATACGGCGCTGGCGTTGCAATTGGTGGAAGCCAGTGACCTCCTCCTGGCTGATCTGGAGACGCTCTTGGATGTGGTCGGCGAGCAGGCGGTGCGTCATCGCCGGACGGTCATGATCGGCCGGACCCATGGTGTTCATGCCGAACCGATCACGTTGGGATTCAAGCTGGCTGGATGGTATGCGGAATTGCAGCGCCAGCATGAACGACTCCAGCATGCACGCGAGGACGTCCGCGTCGGGAAGATCTCAGGAGCGGTCGGCACGCACGCGCATGTTCCGCCGCAAATCGAGGAAGCGGTCCTGACTCGCCTCGGCTTGCGCGTCGATCCAGTCTCCACGCAGGTCGTCGGCCGAGATCGCCATGCAGCATTCGTCGCGACGCTGGCCGGTATCGGTGCGACGATCGATCGCTTCGCGACTGAGATCCGGCACCTGCAACGGACAGAAGTGCGAGAGCTCGAGGAACCGTTCGATCCGCAGAACATGGGCTCCTCGGCGATGCCGCATAAACGGAATCCGCACGAGAGCGAACGCCTGTCAGGACTGGCTCGTCTCCTCCGGAGTTATGTCTCAGCGGCGCTGGAGAACGTGGTTCTCTGGCATGAGCGCGACATCAGTCACAGCTCGGTCGAGCGTGTGATCCTGCCGGATGCGTGCATTGTCCTGGACTTCATGTTGAATTCGATGACCCATCTGGTGCGCGATTGGGTGGTGTATCCGGAACGGATGCGGCGCAACCTCGATCTGACGCACGGGGCGATCTTTTCGCAGCGTGCGATGCTCGCGCTGGTGCAGGCAGGAATGGAGCGACAACGGGCCTACCGGCTGGTACAGCGACTGGCCCGTCGCGCCTGGGAGGAAGAGGTGCACTTGCGCACGCTGCTCGAACGGGATGACGAGGTACGGCAGGTCCTTTCCCCAGAGCAAGTCGAGGCTATCTTCGACCTCGAGCCGTATCTCCGCTACGTCGACGAAGCCTTCCGGCGCGTCGGGTTGCCGATCGATGAACCAGCGGGAGCGACTGTCGCGTGA
- a CDS encoding phosphoribosylaminoimidazolesuccinocarboxamide synthase yields the protein MTEREVVLHVDIPELPVYRRGKVREVFDLGDCLLLVATDRLSAFDVILPNGIPGKGIVLTQLSVFWFRWFGDRLRTHFVTTELPAIVDRYRRMLAGRSMVVRKAERIDIECVARGYLAGSAWQEYRETGCVAGIRLPPGMRESEQLAEPIFTPAIKVDGGHDENISFERLVERVGSELARELRERTLWIYRVAEKYARERGVIIADTKIEFGWIDGELAVIDELLTPDSSRFWDAERYQPGRPQPSFDKQFVRDWLTTIGWNKQPPAPRLPADVVEKTAEKYREAYRRLTGQPVPYLETEEG from the coding sequence GTGACAGAACGAGAAGTGGTTCTTCATGTGGACATCCCGGAACTGCCGGTGTACCGGCGTGGGAAAGTGCGCGAGGTCTTCGATCTCGGCGACTGCTTGCTGCTGGTCGCCACAGACCGTCTCTCGGCCTTCGATGTGATTCTTCCCAATGGTATCCCTGGTAAGGGTATCGTATTGACACAACTGTCGGTGTTTTGGTTCCGCTGGTTCGGTGACCGGTTGCGGACGCACTTCGTCACGACCGAGTTGCCCGCGATCGTCGACCGGTACCGACGAATGTTAGCGGGACGCTCCATGGTCGTTCGCAAGGCAGAGCGAATCGACATCGAATGTGTCGCTCGGGGGTATCTGGCTGGATCAGCATGGCAGGAATATCGGGAGACCGGCTGCGTTGCCGGGATTCGTCTTCCGCCGGGCATGCGCGAAAGCGAACAGCTAGCGGAGCCGATCTTTACGCCTGCCATCAAGGTCGACGGGGGTCACGACGAGAACATCAGCTTCGAGCGATTGGTCGAGCGTGTCGGGTCTGAGCTTGCCCGAGAGCTCCGTGAGCGCACGCTCTGGATCTATCGAGTTGCTGAGAAATATGCTCGCGAGCGTGGGGTGATCATCGCGGATACCAAGATCGAGTTCGGCTGGATCGATGGGGAACTCGCGGTGATCGATGAACTCTTGACACCGGACAGCTCTCGCTTCTGGGATGCCGAGCGGTATCAGCCTGGACGCCCACAGCCGTCCTTCGACAAACAGTTCGTCCGCGACTGGCTGACGACCATCGGCTGGAACAAGCAACCGCCGGCACCTCGACTTCCCGCCGATGTCGTAGAGAAAACAGCGGAGAAGTATCGGGAGGCGTACCGGCGGTTGACGGGCCAACCGGTCCCGTACTTGGAAACGGAAGAAGGGTAA
- the purS gene encoding phosphoribosylformylglycinamidine synthase subunit PurS, which produces MDVNEGTRWRAEVFISLRPGVNDPQGLAVRDGLRRLGYTEVEDVRVGRYVQMWLRAPDRKTAEERVGLMCDQLLANPVVEQYRFSLEPA; this is translated from the coding sequence GTGGACGTGAACGAAGGCACACGGTGGCGAGCTGAGGTCTTCATTTCCCTCCGTCCGGGCGTGAATGACCCGCAGGGGTTAGCGGTGCGCGATGGCTTGCGGCGCCTGGGCTATACGGAAGTCGAGGACGTCAGAGTCGGTCGCTATGTCCAAATGTGGCTGAGGGCACCCGATCGAAAAACGGCAGAAGAGCGCGTTGGCCTGATGTGCGACCAATTGCTGGCTAACCCGGTCGTCGAGCAATACCGGTTCAGTCTCGAACCGGCCTGA
- the purQ gene encoding phosphoribosylformylglycinamidine synthase subunit PurQ yields the protein MRFAVVTFPGSNGDHDALMAIRLGLGHAAELVWYTETDLSRFDCIIIPGGFSYGDYLRAGALARFAPVMSAVAREAEAGKPILGICNGFQILTEARLLPGALLRNASLEFVCDWVWVRVEQTRTPWTSQLAPGTLLRLPIAHGEGRYYVEAEELVALETNGQVVFRYVDADGLPTADANPNGSVANIAGVCNERGNVVGLMPHPERAYDRFVGGDDGLRILASVLSVGLEVAHSPR from the coding sequence ATGCGGTTCGCGGTCGTGACCTTTCCGGGAAGTAACGGTGATCACGATGCGTTGATGGCGATACGGCTCGGCCTGGGACATGCAGCGGAGCTGGTTTGGTACACCGAAACGGATCTCTCTCGCTTCGATTGCATCATCATTCCGGGTGGCTTTTCCTACGGTGACTACTTACGCGCAGGAGCTTTGGCGCGTTTCGCTCCGGTCATGTCAGCCGTTGCGCGGGAAGCTGAGGCAGGGAAACCGATCCTCGGTATTTGCAACGGTTTCCAGATCTTGACCGAGGCGCGTCTGTTGCCTGGTGCACTCTTGCGCAACGCATCCCTGGAATTCGTCTGCGACTGGGTGTGGGTGCGTGTGGAGCAGACCCGCACACCATGGACGAGCCAGCTCGCGCCGGGAACACTGTTGCGTCTGCCGATTGCGCACGGTGAGGGCCGTTACTACGTCGAGGCGGAGGAACTCGTCGCGCTCGAGACGAACGGGCAAGTCGTCTTCCGCTATGTCGATGCGGATGGCTTGCCGACGGCTGATGCGAATCCGAACGGTTCGGTGGCGAACATCGCCGGCGTGTGCAATGAGCGGGGAAACGTCGTCGGACTGATGCCGCATCCGGAGCGCGCGTACGACCGCTTCGTTGGTGGTGACGACGGGCTACGAATCCTGGCCTCTGTCTTGTCAGTCGGTCTCGAGGTGGCACACAGCCCGCGCTGA
- the purL gene encoding phosphoribosylformylglycinamidine synthase subunit PurL, which yields MPIVPEILREVALTEEEYARAVALLGREPNLIELGMIGALWSEHCGYKHSRPLLRKLPTSGPHVVQGPGENAGAVELGDGLVVVLKIESHNHPSAVEPFQGAATGVGGIVRDIFAMGARPIALADSLRFGPLEEPRQQYLFHGVVGGIGWYGNCLGIPTVAGDVFFAPEYRQNPLVNAMCVGIAERSALIRARATGPGNLVVLVGADTGRDGIHGATFASVEDPERSHRGVVQVGNPFLEKLLLEACLEVLETGAVVAMQDLGAAGLTSASAEIAARGGTGIELDVALVPRRETGMTPYEVMLSESQERMLLVVDPEGIDRVLAIFRRWELHAVVIGRVTDDGLLRVLEDGQVVAELPVWLLTDACPTYVREAREAGEIRERRAFDPDALPDLQPAEVAEMLAALLRSPNIASRRPIYRTYDHTILTNTVLPPGAADAAVLRIKGQRFGIALKTDCNPRYCLLDPRLGTMHAVAEAARNVSCVGAEPLAITDCLNFGNPERPEIYYQLVQAIEGMAEACTVLGIPVVSGNVSLYNETEGRSIPPTPVVGIVGRLADVRRCVGMGFRGEGKVFLLGSELATLGGSEFLAQRHGLVAGAPPPLDLELERRVQACVREGIARGIVLAAHDCSEGGLLIALAESCMVGRIGGRFTTESLIAANGRLDRALFGESASRVIVQVAEGAEGALLGLARAHGVPVQELGRTGGDRFVVGELVDQPLSELIELWTTGLVESA from the coding sequence ATGCCGATTGTTCCGGAGATCTTGCGTGAGGTCGCACTGACCGAGGAGGAGTACGCGCGTGCGGTCGCGCTACTCGGACGAGAGCCGAACCTCATCGAACTCGGCATGATCGGTGCGCTGTGGAGTGAGCATTGTGGCTACAAGCATTCCCGGCCGCTGCTCCGCAAACTGCCGACGAGCGGGCCACATGTCGTGCAAGGGCCGGGGGAGAACGCGGGAGCAGTCGAACTCGGTGATGGGTTGGTGGTCGTGCTCAAGATCGAGTCTCACAACCACCCCAGCGCGGTCGAGCCGTTTCAGGGAGCGGCGACCGGCGTCGGAGGGATTGTCCGCGACATCTTTGCCATGGGAGCACGACCGATCGCATTGGCGGATTCGCTCCGCTTCGGACCGCTGGAAGAGCCGCGTCAACAATATCTTTTCCACGGCGTTGTCGGAGGTATTGGCTGGTACGGGAACTGTCTGGGTATTCCGACCGTGGCAGGGGATGTCTTCTTCGCGCCCGAGTACCGGCAGAATCCCTTGGTCAATGCGATGTGTGTCGGGATCGCTGAACGCTCGGCCTTGATCCGGGCGCGTGCGACCGGACCAGGCAACCTGGTTGTCCTGGTCGGGGCAGACACCGGACGGGACGGCATTCACGGCGCGACTTTTGCATCGGTCGAGGATCCTGAACGCTCGCATCGAGGGGTCGTCCAGGTCGGTAACCCATTTTTGGAGAAGCTCCTGCTCGAAGCATGCCTGGAAGTGCTGGAGACTGGTGCGGTGGTCGCGATGCAGGATCTCGGCGCGGCGGGCTTGACCAGTGCGAGTGCGGAAATCGCGGCACGCGGTGGGACAGGGATCGAGCTCGATGTGGCACTCGTACCGCGCCGGGAGACCGGAATGACGCCGTACGAGGTGATGCTCTCCGAGAGTCAGGAACGGATGCTCCTGGTCGTCGATCCTGAGGGAATCGACCGTGTGCTCGCGATCTTCCGGCGCTGGGAACTCCATGCGGTCGTCATTGGCCGGGTGACGGATGATGGACTGCTCCGGGTGCTCGAGGACGGGCAAGTTGTTGCTGAGCTGCCGGTCTGGCTTCTCACCGACGCTTGCCCGACTTATGTCCGCGAAGCTCGCGAAGCGGGTGAGATCAGGGAGCGTCGTGCCTTCGATCCGGATGCGCTACCCGATCTTCAGCCCGCCGAAGTAGCCGAAATGCTCGCGGCACTGCTTCGTTCGCCCAATATCGCGTCGCGTCGGCCGATCTATCGTACGTATGACCACACGATCCTCACCAACACGGTGCTGCCGCCTGGTGCGGCCGATGCGGCAGTGCTCCGGATCAAAGGGCAACGATTCGGGATCGCGCTGAAAACAGACTGCAATCCCCGCTATTGCCTGCTCGACCCTCGGCTCGGTACCATGCACGCGGTCGCTGAGGCAGCGAGGAATGTCAGCTGTGTCGGAGCAGAGCCGCTGGCGATTACCGATTGTCTCAACTTCGGTAATCCCGAGCGGCCGGAGATCTATTACCAGCTCGTTCAGGCCATCGAAGGAATGGCGGAGGCCTGTACGGTACTCGGTATTCCCGTCGTGAGTGGAAATGTCAGTCTCTACAACGAAACGGAAGGGCGATCCATCCCTCCTACGCCGGTCGTTGGGATCGTCGGTCGGCTGGCCGACGTGCGGCGGTGTGTCGGTATGGGGTTTAGAGGTGAGGGAAAAGTCTTTCTGCTCGGTTCAGAGCTGGCGACGCTCGGCGGTTCCGAGTTCCTCGCCCAACGTCATGGACTGGTTGCCGGTGCCCCACCGCCGCTCGATCTGGAACTGGAGCGACGAGTTCAAGCATGCGTGCGGGAGGGGATCGCTCGTGGAATCGTCCTGGCTGCCCACGACTGCAGCGAGGGAGGCTTGCTCATCGCACTGGCCGAATCCTGCATGGTCGGACGGATCGGCGGTCGCTTCACCACCGAGTCACTCATCGCCGCCAATGGGCGATTGGACCGGGCGCTCTTCGGAGAGAGCGCATCGCGCGTGATCGTTCAAGTTGCTGAGGGGGCCGAAGGAGCGTTGCTGGGGCTGGCACGGGCCCACGGGGTACCGGTACAGGAATTGGGGCGGACGGGTGGAGATCGCTTCGTCGTCGGTGAGCTGGTCGATCAGCCGCTCAGCGAGCTTATCGAGCTGTGGACGACCGGCTTAGTGGAATCGGCGTGA
- the purF gene encoding amidophosphoribosyltransferase: protein MEEYSGPREACGVFGVFAPGAEAARLTFFGLYALQHRGQESAGIATSDGRSLFLHRRMGLVSSAFTEEDLRRLPGHIAIGHTRYSTTGSSVPINAGPFLVGAGEQVLAVSHNGNLVNGDQLRAELLAEGIALESTTDTEALAWAIVRAPGRNWVERIRAAMEKMVGAYSLAILTREALIAVRDPLGIRPLCLGRLDGGWVVASETCALATIGAEFVREIEPGEIVVIDEAGLHAYPDPTAGPEQAMCVFEFIYFARPDSAIMGQRLHVVRQRMGAELWREYPADADLVVPLPDSAVPAAIGYALASGIPYAEALIKNRYIGRTFIQPDQRLREQGVRLKFNALPEVLEGKRVVLVDDTIVRGTTSRPIVELLRQNGAREVHMRVHSPPIRWPCYLGVDMATREELIAAHLSVEEIGRAIGADSIGYLSLEGLFRAIGLPRERFCAACLTGHYPVPVPPERLLRRRAMPLEDHPTSEKETATVAVVAARQC from the coding sequence GTGGAAGAGTACAGTGGTCCACGCGAAGCGTGCGGGGTTTTTGGGGTTTTCGCTCCGGGAGCTGAAGCAGCCCGCTTGACCTTCTTCGGCCTTTATGCGCTGCAGCATCGCGGGCAGGAGAGCGCTGGTATCGCGACGAGCGATGGTCGTTCGCTCTTCCTGCACCGGCGCATGGGTCTGGTGAGCAGTGCCTTCACCGAAGAGGATTTGCGGCGTTTACCGGGGCATATCGCGATCGGACATACGCGTTACTCGACGACGGGGAGCAGTGTTCCGATCAACGCTGGTCCGTTCCTCGTCGGTGCTGGTGAGCAAGTCCTCGCCGTTTCGCACAACGGCAACCTCGTCAACGGCGACCAGTTGCGAGCTGAACTCTTGGCCGAAGGCATCGCGTTGGAAAGTACGACGGATACGGAGGCACTTGCCTGGGCGATCGTCCGAGCACCGGGGCGAAATTGGGTCGAGCGGATCCGGGCAGCGATGGAGAAAATGGTCGGCGCGTATAGCCTCGCGATTCTCACGCGCGAGGCACTCATCGCGGTTCGCGATCCGCTGGGTATCCGTCCGCTTTGTCTCGGACGATTGGATGGGGGGTGGGTAGTTGCCTCGGAGACGTGCGCCCTGGCGACGATCGGTGCCGAGTTCGTCCGCGAGATCGAGCCGGGTGAAATCGTCGTGATCGACGAGGCGGGACTTCACGCGTATCCTGATCCGACAGCCGGCCCGGAGCAAGCGATGTGCGTTTTCGAGTTCATCTATTTCGCGCGACCGGACAGCGCGATCATGGGCCAGCGCTTGCACGTGGTGCGGCAGCGAATGGGCGCGGAGCTGTGGCGGGAGTATCCGGCCGATGCCGACCTTGTCGTCCCATTGCCAGATTCGGCGGTACCGGCGGCGATCGGGTATGCCTTGGCATCGGGGATCCCGTATGCCGAGGCGCTGATCAAGAACCGGTACATCGGTCGTACGTTCATTCAACCTGACCAGCGTCTGCGTGAGCAAGGGGTCAGACTGAAGTTCAATGCGTTGCCAGAAGTACTCGAAGGGAAGCGTGTCGTCCTCGTCGACGATACGATCGTACGGGGTACCACCAGCCGGCCGATCGTGGAACTGCTGCGGCAGAACGGGGCGCGCGAGGTCCATATGCGGGTGCACTCGCCGCCCATCCGTTGGCCGTGCTATCTGGGTGTCGACATGGCGACACGCGAGGAGCTGATCGCCGCGCATCTCTCGGTCGAAGAGATCGGGCGAGCGATCGGGGCAGACTCGATCGGATATCTTTCGCTCGAGGGGCTGTTCCGAGCGATCGGTTTGCCGCGGGAGCGGTTCTGTGCTGCCTGCCTCACTGGGCATTACCCGGTTCCTGTCCCGCCCGAACGGCTCTTGCGACGTCGCGCGATGCCTTTGGAGGATCATCCGACGTCTGAGAAAGAAACGGCCACGGTCGCGGTTGTTGCCGCACGTCAGTGCTGA